Proteins encoded within one genomic window of Cucumis sativus cultivar 9930 chromosome 3, Cucumber_9930_V3, whole genome shotgun sequence:
- the LOC101205734 gene encoding GATA transcription factor 9 has product MDYQQETASVNYKCEQDDCSNLEAEFSSTIDDILYSSQAMTMDVDVSLEWLSAFVEECLSTKGSTLPLPPPSQLSTQLNNPPTKPSSLSQLVPTSSNSQFAHFPAVPGKARSKRRRRTPSKMSVLPLISRRLRQLNLLQNKHSLQLTTSTDPLLLQQTYWLADSELLLPPKARGGEREKTVDMGQIETTVENSMKKQQQQGAGSGRRCSHCQAQRTPQWRSGPLGPKTLCNACGVRYKKSGRLLPEYRPANSPTFVSLLHSNSHKRVMEMRMMNASSSTSTSTTTFPSSS; this is encoded by the exons ATGGATTACCAACAGGAGACCGCGTCGGTTAACTACAAATGTGAGCAAGACGACTGTTCTAATCTTGAGGCCGAGTTTTCTTCCACTATTGACGACATTCTCTATTCTTCACAGGCTATGACAATG GATGTTGATGTAAGCTTGGAGTGGCTATCAGCATTTGTGGAAGAATGTTTATCAACCAAAGGAAGCACCCTCCCTCTTCCACCACCCTCACAACTATCCACACAGCTCAACAATCCACCTACAAAACCAAGTTCACTTTCTCAACTTGTGCCTACTTCTTCCAACTCGCAGTTCGCCCATTTTCCTGCAGTCCCCGGCAAGGCCAGGAGCAAGAGAAGACGACGAACGCCCTCCAAAATGAGCGTTCTCCCTCTCATTAGTCGACGTCTCCGTCAACTGAACCTGCTGCAGAACAAACATTCCTTACAATTGACCACCTCTACAGACCCCCTTCTGTTGCAACAGACCTATTGGTTGGCCGATAGTGAGCTCTTACTTCCGCCTAAGGCTCGAGgaggagaaagagagaagacgGTAGACATGGGTCAGATAGAAACAACAGTTGAGAATAGTATGAAGAAACAGCAGCAACAGGGTGCAGGGAGTGGGAGGAGATGCAGCCATTGTCAAGCACAGAGGACTCCACAGTGGAGAAGTGGACCATTGGGACCCAAGACATTATGCAATGCATGTGGAGTAAGATACAAAAAGTCAGGAAGATTATTACCAGAGTATAGACCAGCCAACAGCCCTACTTTTGTGAGCTTATTGCATTCAAATTCCCACAAGAGAGTTATGGAGATGAGAATGATGAATGcctcttcttctacttctactTCTACTACTACCTTTCCCTCCTCTTCGTAA
- the LOC101205498 gene encoding NADPH-dependent aldehyde reductase-like protein, chloroplastic has protein sequence MASEASAILPLKDRVAIVTGASRGIGKAIALHLASLGAKLLINYVSNTSQADLVASQINSSFPGAAVTLQGDVSDPATVAALFDKAEHAFNSPVHILVNSAGITDPYRRTLADLPLEDFDRIFSVNVRGSFLCAQEGAKRVKRGGGGRIILISSSLVGFMKAGTGVYTASKSAVETMTKIVAKEVKGSGITVNCVAPGAIATEMFLTGKSEEEVKKVGEDCPMGRLGEAMDVAPLVGFLASDSGGWVNGQVIRVNGGMI, from the exons ATGGCTTCAGAAGCTTCAGCCATATTGCCTCTCAAAGACAGAGTCGCCATTGTTACCGGAGCTTCTCGTGGTATTGGAAAAGCCATCGCTCTCCACTTGGCATCACTTGGCGCCAAGCTTCTCATCAATTACGTCTCAAACACATCCCAAGCCGATCTCGTCGCTTCTCAAATCAACTCCTCATTTCCCGGCGCCGCCGTCACTCTCCAAGGCGACGTCTCCGATCCGGCTACCGTTGCCGCTCTCTTCGACAAGGCCGAGCACGCTTTCAACTCCCCTGTCCACATCCTCGTCAATTCCGCCGGAATCACCGATCCCTATAGGCGAACCCTAGCCGACCTTCCCTTGGAGGATTTCGACAGAATTTTCAG TGTAAATGTAAGAGGATCGTTCCTATGCGCGCAGGAGGGTGCGAAGAGAGTGAAACGCGGGGGAGGAGGTCGGATTATACTGATATCGTCATCGTTGGTGGGGTTCATGAAGGCAGGTACGGGGGTTTACACGGCTTCGAAGTCGGCGGTGGAGACGATGACGAAGATAGTGGCGAAGGAAGTGAAAGGAAGTGGAATAACGGTGAACTGTGTGGCCCCGGGAGCGATTGCGACGGAGATGTTTCTGACGGGGAAGAGCGAAGAGGAGGTGAAGAAAGTGGGGGAGGATTGCCCTATGGGACGGTTGGGGGAGGCCATGGATGTGGCTCCATTGGTGGGGTTCTTGGCTTCAGATTCCGGCGGGTGGGTTAATGGGCAAGTTATTAGAGTTAATGGTGGTatgatttga